One part of the Sulfolobus tengchongensis genome encodes these proteins:
- a CDS encoding ABC transporter permease has protein sequence MKNSKNKLFKIIFGNKFIIAGLILLVIDFIIGIIGQFWTPYPLTETFAISAPPSLAHILGTDEFGQDVLSVMMKSTLPSLLVGVLSGALIAIISTLIGLLGGYYGGKISGVIIDIITTTTLTIPGVVLLVVIESYFRAGSVSINLTLSYIIVIIGLAITSWAFGAKQIRAQVLSISKRDYIVASRLIGEKSWRIIFEQIFPSILPLSIAQFLFGVLYGILSLITAEYWGVLPANINNLGTMLFYIASNAAYLSNQWWWILGAIIPIIILGSGLGLINIGIDEFIDPRLKEVRPTVVPEKIIIPIEQGLTEIPVIQAIRQGYK, from the coding sequence ATTAAGAATAGTAAGAATAAATTATTTAAAATAATATTTGGAAATAAATTTATTATAGCAGGTCTCATATTACTCGTAATAGACTTCATAATAGGAATCATAGGACAATTTTGGACTCCATACCCATTAACCGAAACGTTTGCAATCTCTGCTCCACCTTCATTAGCTCATATTTTAGGCACAGATGAATTTGGTCAAGATGTATTATCAGTCATGATGAAATCAACTCTTCCGTCATTGTTAGTAGGAGTGCTGAGTGGAGCTTTAATTGCAATAATTAGTACTTTAATTGGACTACTAGGAGGATATTATGGAGGAAAGATTAGTGGAGTAATAATAGATATTATAACTACCACAACGCTAACTATACCAGGTGTTGTACTATTAGTAGTAATCGAATCTTACTTTAGAGCAGGAAGTGTTAGTATAAATCTTACTTTAAGTTATATTATAGTAATTATAGGGCTAGCTATAACTAGTTGGGCCTTTGGCGCTAAGCAAATAAGAGCACAAGTTTTATCAATCTCTAAAAGGGATTATATAGTTGCATCAAGATTAATTGGCGAAAAAAGCTGGAGGATAATATTCGAGCAGATATTTCCATCAATTCTACCATTATCTATAGCTCAATTCTTGTTTGGCGTATTGTACGGAATCCTATCACTAATTACTGCTGAATATTGGGGAGTATTGCCTGCAAACATAAATAATTTAGGTACTATGCTATTCTACATTGCGTCAAATGCTGCCTACTTAAGCAATCAATGGTGGTGGATTTTAGGCGCAATAATTCCCATTATAATATTGGGTTCTGGTTTAGGATTAATAAACATAGGTATAGATGAGTTTATAGATCCTAGATTAAAAGAAGTTAGACCGACTGTAGTCCCAGAAAAAATAATTATTCCAATTGAACAAGGACTTACTGAAATACCAGTAATACAGGCTATAAGGCAAGGATACAAATAA
- a CDS encoding SGNH/GDSL hydrolase family protein, with protein MRLKNGDIIVFAGDSITDSGKTNNAPLGYGYVNLFYNLLLVKYPELKVSIINAGISGNTVVDLLDRWEDDILSYKPNWISILIGINDLYRTLGGETIFNPNNYYVNLKRILSYTREVLEDNVKFILMTPFYISRSKLKDTFRAKVLDLLPQYVEKVKLLSSEFSAIYIDLYETFKRIAEMREPNTYAPEPVHPNFTGHLVIAMKLINAIESID; from the coding sequence TTGAGACTCAAGAATGGGGATATAATAGTTTTTGCAGGAGATAGTATAACGGATAGTGGAAAAACAAATAACGCTCCTTTAGGATATGGATACGTTAATCTATTCTATAACCTTTTACTGGTAAAATATCCAGAATTAAAAGTAAGCATAATAAATGCAGGTATAAGTGGAAATACGGTCGTTGACCTTTTAGATAGATGGGAGGATGATATCCTAAGTTATAAACCGAATTGGATATCAATCTTAATTGGCATAAATGACCTTTACAGAACTTTGGGTGGGGAGACCATTTTCAACCCTAACAATTACTACGTAAACTTAAAGCGTATATTATCCTACACTAGAGAAGTATTAGAGGATAACGTCAAATTCATCCTCATGACGCCATTTTACATTAGTAGAAGTAAACTAAAAGATACTTTTAGGGCTAAAGTTCTGGACTTATTGCCACAATACGTTGAAAAAGTTAAACTATTATCAAGTGAATTTTCAGCCATTTATATAGATCTTTATGAGACGTTCAAGAGGATAGCCGAAATGAGAGAACCGAATACTTACGCACCAGAACCAGTTCACCCTAATTTCACCGGTCATTTAGTAATAGCAATGAAATTAATTAATGCAATAGAATCTATTGATTAG
- a CDS encoding helix-turn-helix domain-containing protein encodes MSYSYLNVVVRHDDCWSKFTSYNYIDTLVNVEYSNFDLLKATRVAIVRGSKIDGKSQIKSALNKDRSIVDFEISHLWSNSKYSFYLISMLQESEKTMINKFKNKNVLIVNSNIKDGKEVYDVIMPRDFKHMISETLKDDNKINVVDFNLDDKIDEARIFRIISRNSISMLLTEKEQLLMKKAREIGYFNTPREKNSQELAEELGVSKMNISLSLRNILKKISNLI; translated from the coding sequence GTGAGTTACAGTTATCTCAATGTAGTTGTAAGGCATGACGACTGTTGGTCAAAGTTTACTTCTTACAATTATATTGACACTCTTGTGAATGTGGAATATTCTAATTTTGATTTGCTTAAGGCAACTAGGGTAGCTATAGTAAGAGGTAGTAAAATTGATGGTAAATCTCAAATTAAAAGCGCATTAAATAAGGATAGGAGCATAGTAGATTTTGAAATTTCTCATCTATGGAGCAATAGTAAGTATTCTTTCTACCTAATATCAATGTTGCAAGAATCTGAAAAGACTATGATAAATAAATTCAAAAATAAAAATGTATTAATAGTTAATTCTAATATAAAAGATGGTAAAGAAGTTTATGATGTGATTATGCCCAGGGATTTCAAGCATATGATTTCGGAAACACTTAAAGATGATAATAAGATAAATGTAGTGGATTTTAACTTAGATGACAAGATAGATGAGGCAAGGATTTTCAGAATAATATCCAGAAATTCAATAAGCATGCTACTTACTGAAAAAGAACAATTGTTAATGAAAAAAGCGAGAGAGATAGGATACTTCAACACTCCTAGGGAGAAGAATTCGCAAGAACTTGCAGAAGAGCTTGGTGTTAGTAAGATGAACATTTCCCTTTCTCTAAGAAATATACTCAAAAAAATCTCTAACTTGATATAG
- a CDS encoding MFS transporter has translation MDDENEKTKKNNDINNRSRNEKVKITRYQWFIFAVALLGWTMASFDLNLYSFNLPFIEQSLHLTLVQVSILTSAIFAGATAVVWLIGPILDMYGRKTVWQISLLLTALFTGFTVLVQNFIQLLIVRVLADGFSYVEFPTGITIANEEFPAKHRGSMYGWVQGGFPLGYFVAIGVTALVFNFIKNPLVAWRYAFLVGIVPIIVVLIMRIWVREPERSKYTLLARKLMKEGKVKEAEEIIKKYKVDLNQVARFPYKQMFTDPKLKKHTIITTFAEIAHELATPALFFFTSTVLIQYKHFPVSAVFPTLLIATALAYFGYGIMGHIGQRISRKWGSVIIGLLGGSSVIFFALSNGFLETMIATILYFPLVLSWNGTWWVYIAETYPTRARGTADSWQVGLNDFAWIIGSLIFGPVIESIGFSLTYILLGAIPVYLGAILTIFGKYAPPNAELEDIVF, from the coding sequence ATGGATGATGAAAATGAGAAGACTAAAAAAAATAATGATATAAATAATAGAAGTCGAAATGAGAAAGTAAAAATAACGCGTTATCAATGGTTCATATTTGCGGTGGCATTACTGGGCTGGACTATGGCCTCATTCGATCTAAATTTATATTCGTTCAATTTGCCATTTATAGAGCAGTCCCTACACCTTACGCTAGTTCAAGTATCAATACTAACATCAGCAATTTTCGCCGGAGCAACTGCAGTAGTGTGGCTGATAGGGCCTATACTAGATATGTATGGGAGAAAAACAGTGTGGCAGATAAGCCTTTTACTTACAGCCCTATTTACCGGATTTACTGTACTAGTGCAGAACTTCATTCAGCTGCTAATAGTTAGGGTTCTAGCAGATGGTTTTTCTTATGTCGAATTTCCTACGGGTATTACGATAGCTAACGAGGAATTTCCTGCTAAACATAGGGGAAGTATGTATGGATGGGTTCAAGGAGGTTTTCCATTAGGTTATTTTGTTGCAATAGGTGTTACTGCCCTAGTTTTTAACTTTATTAAAAATCCATTAGTTGCATGGAGATACGCATTTCTCGTAGGTATTGTGCCAATTATTGTAGTATTGATTATGAGAATATGGGTAAGAGAACCAGAAAGGTCTAAATATACTTTACTTGCTAGAAAACTTATGAAAGAAGGTAAGGTCAAAGAAGCAGAAGAGATTATTAAAAAGTATAAGGTTGACTTAAATCAGGTAGCCAGGTTTCCGTACAAACAAATGTTTACTGATCCTAAGCTTAAAAAGCATACTATAATTACAACCTTTGCTGAAATAGCTCATGAGCTTGCTACGCCTGCATTATTTTTCTTTACATCTACGGTGTTAATACAATATAAACATTTCCCAGTAAGTGCCGTATTCCCCACTTTGCTCATAGCGACTGCACTAGCATATTTTGGCTATGGAATTATGGGGCATATAGGCCAGAGAATATCAAGAAAATGGGGTAGTGTGATAATAGGGTTATTAGGTGGGTCATCCGTTATCTTTTTTGCATTATCGAACGGATTCTTAGAAACAATGATAGCTACCATCCTTTACTTTCCACTAGTATTATCTTGGAATGGAACCTGGTGGGTATATATTGCAGAAACTTATCCTACTAGAGCTAGAGGTACGGCGGATAGCTGGCAGGTAGGTCTAAATGACTTTGCGTGGATAATAGGTAGTTTAATTTTCGGTCCAGTAATAGAAAGTATAGGGTTTTCATTAACCTATATATTATTGGGGGCTATACCAGTATATTTAGGTGCAATTCTAACCATATTTGGCAAATATGCTCCACCAAATGCTGAGTTAGAGGATATTGTTTTTTAA
- a CDS encoding N-acyl homoserine lactonase family protein has protein sequence MDDGFSLLDLGYNYHSKSILIADAGNEMVKVPIVGVVIKKKDLKILFDTGPDIRKKYPIMTRLNTTQTERNLLYNQLKLIGLEIKDIDLVVVSHLHYDHAGFLAEFKRTPILVQKDELRYAYYPDWYYREVYNRQDFDYYDLEYITINGDYKIEDGIEIISLPGHTPGTQGLIVAASNGGAIFTSDALYTLENLIPVKRKQGLDWSTGLWGESVDRIKLTSKLKKLEIFPGHDEKFYSTKEFAPRMYPLNW, from the coding sequence GTGGATGACGGGTTTTCTCTTCTAGATTTAGGCTATAACTATCATTCTAAGTCAATACTTATTGCTGACGCAGGAAATGAGATGGTAAAAGTACCCATAGTCGGAGTAGTAATAAAGAAAAAAGATTTGAAGATACTATTTGATACTGGCCCTGATATCAGGAAAAAATATCCAATAATGACAAGGCTAAATACTACTCAAACAGAGAGAAATTTATTATATAATCAATTGAAATTAATTGGCCTTGAGATCAAAGATATAGATCTAGTTGTAGTCTCTCATCTCCATTACGACCATGCAGGCTTCCTAGCGGAGTTCAAAAGAACACCAATATTGGTACAAAAAGATGAATTAAGATATGCCTATTATCCTGATTGGTATTATAGAGAGGTATATAACAGGCAAGATTTCGATTATTATGACCTTGAGTATATAACAATAAACGGAGACTATAAAATAGAAGATGGGATAGAAATTATTAGTCTACCTGGTCATACACCGGGTACACAAGGTTTGATTGTTGCTGCATCAAATGGAGGTGCCATATTTACTAGCGATGCACTATACACATTAGAAAACTTAATCCCTGTTAAGAGAAAACAAGGTTTAGATTGGAGCACTGGTTTATGGGGAGAATCGGTAGATAGAATTAAGCTTACATCGAAACTGAAAAAACTGGAAATATTTCCCGGACATGATGAAAAATTTTATTCTACTAAAGAATTCGCGCCACGTATGTACCCATTAAACTGGTAA
- a CDS encoding AMP-binding protein has protein sequence MIVIGEKAYWEPKPQTYIISESITKYKDKIAIDYFGKKLTYDELGRMINSVAYQLSPFIKKGDIVVLSTQNIPQFIIAEYAVWKLGGVILPVNPSYTKRELEYLVKDSNARLMIASCESNVADNLMVIRTNPRTFHEIPSEYAEKWKVMDCEEELDFRNGKDIQTVDLSSNDLALLVYTSGTTGNPKGVPISHSNIYASSWIYRNWFKFDENDKILGIAPFFHITGQIFHITTSILSGSSIHISFRFDPELSLETVEKSKTTLTMSVATTYRAMLNALDKQDLSSMRMWSSGGMPMPKTIEEEWKKRVGEWIYMAWGLTETTSPATLWPYPYEGKLPVDPEYNIVSSGIPVYNTEIKIAEDGEVLVRGPQVVKGYWKMEEFKDGWLPTGDIGKIINGWIYIIDRKKDIINASGFKVMPREVEEVIYQHPAVDEVAVVGMPDQYRGETVIAYVKLKNNYSPSEELAKDIIDYCRKFLAPYKVPREVKFVEDIPKTPSGKIMRRIFKERS, from the coding sequence ATGATAGTAATTGGAGAAAAAGCTTATTGGGAACCAAAGCCTCAGACATACATAATTTCTGAGTCAATCACTAAATATAAGGATAAAATAGCTATAGATTACTTTGGCAAAAAATTAACATATGACGAACTAGGAAGGATGATTAACTCAGTTGCCTACCAACTTTCACCCTTTATAAAGAAAGGAGATATTGTAGTCTTATCCACACAGAATATTCCTCAGTTCATAATAGCTGAATATGCAGTATGGAAATTAGGAGGAGTTATATTGCCAGTAAACCCTTCATACACTAAAAGAGAATTAGAATATCTAGTTAAGGATTCTAACGCAAGACTTATGATAGCATCTTGTGAGTCTAATGTAGCAGATAATCTCATGGTAATTAGAACTAATCCGAGGACCTTTCATGAAATACCCTCTGAGTACGCGGAAAAATGGAAGGTTATGGATTGTGAGGAAGAGTTAGATTTTAGAAATGGTAAGGATATTCAGACTGTTGACCTCTCCTCTAATGATCTAGCTTTATTAGTCTATACGTCTGGAACCACTGGGAATCCAAAGGGGGTTCCAATATCACACTCCAACATTTATGCTTCATCCTGGATTTATAGAAATTGGTTTAAATTTGATGAAAATGATAAAATTTTGGGCATAGCACCCTTCTTTCATATAACCGGACAAATATTTCACATAACTACTTCAATACTTTCTGGATCCTCAATACACATTTCTTTTAGATTTGATCCGGAGCTTTCTTTAGAAACAGTTGAAAAGAGTAAGACCACTCTCACTATGTCCGTGGCAACTACTTATAGGGCAATGTTAAATGCCCTAGATAAACAAGATTTATCGAGCATGAGGATGTGGTCTTCTGGGGGCATGCCAATGCCTAAGACAATAGAAGAGGAGTGGAAAAAGAGGGTGGGAGAATGGATTTATATGGCTTGGGGCTTAACAGAGACTACTTCACCAGCTACGTTATGGCCCTATCCCTATGAAGGGAAATTACCAGTGGATCCGGAATATAATATAGTAAGCTCTGGTATACCAGTATATAATACTGAAATAAAAATTGCTGAAGACGGTGAAGTTCTAGTGAGGGGTCCCCAAGTAGTTAAAGGATATTGGAAGATGGAAGAATTCAAGGATGGATGGTTACCAACTGGAGACATTGGCAAAATAATTAATGGCTGGATTTATATAATTGATAGAAAGAAGGATATCATAAACGCTTCTGGTTTTAAAGTAATGCCCAGAGAAGTCGAAGAAGTGATTTATCAACACCCAGCAGTAGATGAAGTAGCTGTAGTAGGAATGCCGGATCAATACAGAGGAGAAACAGTTATAGCTTATGTTAAGCTAAAAAATAATTATTCGCCATCAGAAGAGCTAGCTAAAGACATTATTGATTATTGCAGAAAGTTTTTAGCACCTTATAAAGTTCCTAGAGAAGTCAAGTTTGTAGAAGATATTCCAAAAACTCCTTCTGGTAAGATTATGAGAAGAATATTTAAAGAGAGAAGTTAG
- the glcS gene encoding glucose ABC transporter substrate-binding protein GlcS, whose amino-acid sequence MSKGKLYRALSKTAIIVIVVVIVIAAIAGGLAAYYTSHAPSTTSTSTSISTTSSSLTSVTSTTVTPTTTTTSSNVVDFINPWGAEDPVGLKWIGGNFSIYYPGYSVQFTSLPGASGVEERYVVINDIEAGKLQGVFWAHGGPEVLSYVELLPNPHDLYNMTPLLAQEGLFQKGATQALIAISYNGTIFGAPTNVHRAEELYFNPQILRKYNLPIPTNLSTLIYDTQQLEAHGITPWAVSGAEGGYEQLHLWFAIFLSVAAQYYGAAGAAKLSNELMYGVLNLNNATVQKIINETDNIFVQFVSPGSVIPSWQSQSIWSALALVIKGQAVFEAGGNWLAEYAAIWYNTTAYPATEPYLNWTNITLMALPFPGTQGIYVIDVDSIAIPTVNNPQEQAAINFVKFWTSYEGQKIWTYYKGVSIWANATDYYATPMQWYDYQALLNTPPQNFTWAFADGTLFDDVFYFLIAQELNLQEQGASYIPTFNAALYKAENMTFHEWQIAAKDGFGFVGQRGHPFGDYLPPWINPTTYTYNASYTPSFLITPPHYLLPYLKELNQQQGVSKINSINYVISGINLLPFPALLMLMIYLDQRKYRRYANTFLDKVLNKISFFSNVFLSSFLTCDSNLYLGV is encoded by the coding sequence ATGTCAAAGGGAAAATTATATAGAGCACTCTCTAAAACTGCAATAATAGTTATAGTGGTAGTAATAGTAATAGCTGCTATTGCAGGAGGATTAGCTGCATACTATACTTCTCATGCTCCTTCTACAACTAGTACTAGCACAAGTATATCGACTACCTCATCATCTTTGACGTCTGTAACTTCGACAACTGTTACTCCTACAACTACAACTACTTCATCAAATGTGGTAGATTTCATAAATCCATGGGGAGCAGAAGATCCAGTAGGTCTGAAATGGATTGGAGGAAACTTCTCAATATACTATCCCGGTTACTCTGTTCAATTCACATCTTTACCCGGTGCTAGTGGTGTAGAAGAAAGATATGTAGTAATTAATGATATTGAGGCTGGTAAACTACAAGGTGTTTTCTGGGCTCACGGTGGACCAGAGGTCCTATCTTATGTTGAATTATTGCCAAATCCTCATGATCTATACAATATGACACCGTTATTAGCTCAAGAAGGATTATTCCAAAAAGGTGCAACCCAGGCCCTTATAGCCATATCCTATAATGGCACAATATTTGGTGCACCTACTAACGTACATAGAGCAGAAGAATTATACTTCAACCCTCAAATATTAAGAAAATATAATTTACCAATACCTACTAATTTAAGTACACTAATTTACGATACACAACAATTAGAGGCACATGGAATAACTCCATGGGCTGTATCTGGAGCTGAAGGTGGGTATGAGCAATTGCATTTATGGTTTGCAATATTCCTTTCAGTTGCTGCTCAATACTATGGTGCAGCAGGGGCAGCTAAGTTATCAAATGAGTTAATGTACGGCGTCTTAAATCTAAATAACGCAACTGTACAGAAAATTATTAATGAGACAGATAACATATTTGTCCAATTTGTAAGTCCAGGTTCAGTAATTCCAAGCTGGCAAAGCCAATCCATATGGTCTGCATTGGCACTAGTTATTAAAGGACAAGCAGTGTTTGAAGCAGGAGGTAACTGGTTAGCGGAATATGCAGCAATATGGTATAATACGACTGCTTATCCTGCTACTGAGCCCTACTTAAACTGGACAAATATTACACTAATGGCATTGCCATTCCCGGGCACACAAGGTATTTACGTAATAGATGTTGACTCAATTGCTATACCTACTGTTAATAATCCACAAGAGCAAGCTGCGATAAACTTCGTTAAATTCTGGACATCATATGAAGGACAGAAAATATGGACGTATTATAAAGGAGTATCCATATGGGCAAATGCGACAGATTATTACGCTACTCCAATGCAGTGGTATGATTATCAAGCTCTATTAAATACGCCTCCTCAGAACTTCACGTGGGCTTTTGCTGATGGTACTCTATTCGATGATGTCTTCTATTTCCTCATAGCCCAGGAATTAAACCTACAGGAGCAAGGAGCGTCATACATTCCAACATTCAATGCTGCTCTATATAAGGCTGAAAATATGACATTCCATGAATGGCAGATAGCTGCAAAGGACGGGTTTGGATTTGTAGGTCAAAGAGGACATCCATTTGGTGACTATTTACCACCATGGATAAATCCAACTACATATACATATAATGCCAGCTATACTCCATCTTTCTTAATAACGCCACCTCACTATCTGTTACCATATCTAAAGGAGTTAAATCAACAACAAGGTGTGAGCAAGATAAATAGTATAAACTATGTTATAAGCGGTATTAATTTACTTCCTTTCCCAGCCTTGCTAATGCTAATGATTTACCTAGATCAAAGAAAGTATAGACGATATGCTAATACATTCCTAGATAAAGTATTAAACAAGATAAGCTTTTTTTCTAATGTATTTTTATCTAGTTTTTTAACTTGTGATTCTAACTTATATTTAGGTGTATAA
- the glcT gene encoding glucose ABC transporter permease GlcT, with protein sequence MRMQALLMAVPGFIFAAFLIYLLVLNVYFSFLNWSLFNLHPTFAGLSTFQSLFSQYFFGLAAIHTIVYTVAAVAIGNILGILGAGILYFIKSNTRRAIYLSIFLYPLAVPSSTYAITWQWLFNPQTGVNLILRYFGIPNIIWLTTQPTVYAGMIIIETWAYTGLAVLFFLASFMSVDKSIVEAARIDGANNLYLLFRVILPNSMNGLIVSTALLFLFSFRIFTVPFTIGGPTNPNMVSLVEYIYILFSTEYFSLSSALSSLVALIAAVVIIPYALLGLKRWVFRR encoded by the coding sequence ATGAGAATGCAAGCATTATTGATGGCTGTACCAGGTTTCATCTTTGCGGCTTTTTTAATCTACTTATTAGTATTGAACGTTTACTTCTCGTTTTTAAATTGGTCCTTATTTAATCTTCATCCTACATTTGCAGGTTTAAGTACGTTCCAATCACTTTTTTCTCAATATTTTTTTGGGTTGGCAGCGATTCACACTATAGTATATACTGTAGCAGCTGTAGCAATAGGTAACATATTGGGGATACTAGGCGCTGGAATACTCTATTTTATTAAGAGCAATACAAGAAGAGCTATTTATCTTTCCATATTTCTATATCCATTGGCAGTTCCATCATCAACGTATGCGATTACTTGGCAATGGTTATTCAATCCCCAAACTGGTGTCAATCTAATTCTAAGATATTTTGGTATTCCCAATATAATTTGGTTGACTACTCAGCCAACTGTTTATGCTGGAATGATTATAATAGAAACTTGGGCATATACTGGACTTGCAGTATTATTTTTCCTAGCATCGTTCATGAGTGTTGATAAATCCATTGTTGAGGCAGCAAGAATTGACGGTGCAAATAACCTTTATTTATTATTCAGAGTTATCTTACCAAACTCAATGAACGGATTAATTGTATCTACAGCACTGCTATTTTTATTCTCGTTCAGAATATTCACGGTACCATTTACCATAGGTGGTCCTACAAATCCAAATATGGTGAGCCTAGTAGAGTATATTTACATATTGTTCAGCACGGAGTATTTCTCTTTATCATCAGCATTATCATCGTTAGTTGCGTTAATTGCAGCAGTGGTTATAATTCCTTATGCATTACTTGGATTGAAAAGGTGGGTTTTTAGGAGGTGA
- the glcU gene encoding glucose ABC transporter permease GlcU — MEKRISRGNYIISSIKYALLEVVAAILMIMWLVPLYAMILGGLKSNLEAASTPILLPPSKPSLDAYAFAWFGYATIPGLEPTMLRYLIVVVPSVLLSTIIGTMTAYFFFILSEKHGILSNSLFSIMALATFLPIETVTFPLIELETSLNLYNTYIGLIFALLIFYVPTSALLMSIFLPVVPRYLMESARMDGAGDWTILWRIVFPLIFPGFLSTLIFVFLQIWNQFFIPLILTNTPNMLMLPVAARFYTAAYALIYNRSFAAGVISSLIPLIIFIFLGRYFIRGLAALGGGAKGV, encoded by the coding sequence ATGGAAAAAAGAATAAGTAGAGGTAATTATATAATTAGTTCAATAAAATATGCTTTATTAGAAGTAGTTGCAGCGATACTGATGATAATGTGGCTTGTCCCATTATACGCCATGATCTTAGGAGGATTAAAGTCTAATTTAGAAGCTGCAAGCACTCCTATACTCCTTCCTCCCAGTAAGCCTTCTCTCGATGCTTATGCTTTTGCGTGGTTTGGCTATGCCACTATTCCCGGGTTAGAACCGACAATGTTAAGATACCTTATAGTAGTAGTACCTTCAGTGTTATTATCAACAATAATAGGTACTATGACTGCTTACTTCTTCTTCATACTTAGTGAAAAACATGGAATATTAAGTAATAGCCTCTTCTCCATAATGGCTTTAGCTACGTTTCTACCAATAGAGACTGTCACATTTCCACTAATTGAGTTAGAAACCTCACTAAATTTGTACAATACCTACATAGGCCTTATTTTCGCTCTACTAATATTTTACGTACCCACTTCAGCGTTACTGATGTCAATATTCCTTCCAGTTGTCCCTAGATACTTGATGGAATCCGCTAGGATGGATGGAGCTGGGGATTGGACCATATTGTGGAGAATAGTATTCCCATTAATATTTCCGGGATTTTTGTCCACATTAATATTCGTGTTCTTGCAGATTTGGAACCAATTCTTCATACCCCTAATATTGACAAATACGCCAAATATGTTAATGCTGCCAGTCGCAGCTAGATTTTACACTGCGGCGTATGCCCTAATTTATAATAGATCTTTTGCTGCTGGTGTAATTTCTTCCTTAATACCCTTAATAATATTTATATTTCTTGGTAGATATTTTATACGTGGTTTAGCTGCATTAGGAGGAGGAGCTAAAGGGGTGTAA
- the glcV gene encoding glucose ABC transporter ATP-binding protein GlcV yields the protein MTTIKVENLSKIFKKGKTEVRAVDNISIKIDSGLAFGVLGPSGHGKTTFLRLIAGLEEPTSGYIYFDDEVVSEPRRVVLGPEKRGIAMVFQNWALYPNMSVFDNIAFPLKLAKVPKDKIESKVKEVAEELGLAGVLNRYPKELSGGQMQRTAIARALVKDPKVLLLDEPFSNLDAQIRESARALVRKIQRERKLTTLIVSHDPADIFAIANKAGVIVHGKFAQIGTPTEIYEYPATDLIARLTGEINLLQAKVIENNAVISNLKIPLKNVELKGQNNVVVGIRPDDLSLSDTPLDKYVDVGTVKIKLVSYGAGIFKIVVSPVADESVDIIVDAEEPLEAGVETHLLVKIGKIKVFDQSGNNLLASKTEIVK from the coding sequence ATGACCACTATAAAAGTAGAAAACTTGTCTAAAATATTTAAAAAAGGTAAGACAGAAGTTAGGGCAGTTGATAACATATCCATAAAGATAGATTCGGGATTAGCCTTTGGAGTATTGGGACCAAGTGGGCATGGAAAGACTACGTTCCTAAGGTTGATAGCTGGGTTAGAAGAGCCTACAAGCGGTTACATATATTTCGATGACGAAGTTGTCTCAGAACCGCGTAGAGTAGTACTTGGCCCAGAGAAGAGAGGCATTGCTATGGTATTTCAAAATTGGGCTTTATACCCCAATATGTCAGTCTTCGATAATATAGCGTTTCCTTTAAAATTAGCTAAAGTACCTAAAGATAAGATAGAGAGCAAGGTTAAGGAAGTCGCGGAAGAGCTAGGCTTAGCTGGCGTTCTGAATAGGTATCCTAAAGAACTCTCGGGAGGTCAAATGCAGAGAACTGCAATAGCAAGGGCGTTAGTTAAGGATCCTAAGGTTCTGTTATTAGATGAACCCTTTAGTAATTTGGATGCACAGATTAGGGAAAGTGCAAGAGCTCTAGTGAGAAAAATTCAGAGAGAGAGGAAATTAACTACACTAATAGTATCTCATGACCCAGCAGATATATTTGCAATTGCAAATAAGGCCGGAGTTATAGTTCACGGCAAATTCGCTCAAATAGGAACACCTACAGAAATATATGAATACCCTGCAACTGATTTAATTGCTAGGTTAACAGGTGAAATAAATCTATTACAAGCTAAGGTTATAGAAAATAATGCCGTAATAAGTAACTTGAAAATTCCCCTTAAAAACGTGGAGTTAAAGGGACAGAATAACGTAGTAGTTGGAATAAGACCTGATGATTTGTCACTCTCTGATACTCCACTAGATAAGTATGTAGACGTAGGCACTGTGAAGATTAAGTTAGTAAGCTATGGAGCGGGTATATTTAAGATAGTTGTTTCACCAGTAGCAGATGAAAGTGTTGATATAATAGTTGATGCTGAAGAACCTTTAGAAGCTGGAGTCGAGACTCATTTGTTGGTTAAGATAGGTAAGATAAAGGTATTTGACCAGAGTGGGAATAATCTACTTGCAAGTAAGACTGAAATTGTTAAGTGA